Sequence from the Ancalomicrobiaceae bacterium S20 genome:
ATCGCCTCCCGATACCTCCGCCGGAACGAACGCCGGCGTGGGATGTTCGCAGAGGCCACGCAGGTGACGATAATGGTAAGAGCCGGGGCCAGCTTCCAGACCACGATCGGCGATGTCGTCCGGCTCGTGGGCATCGGTGTCCACAGCGGGAAGCGCGTCTCCGTCACTCTGTCTCCGGCCGATCCCGATACCGGTATCGTTTTCATCCGCACCGAACTGCCGACCGGGCGCGACGTCGAGATCAAGGCGACCTGGAAGTCGGTCGGTGCCACCGAACTCTGCACGGTCATCGGCGACCCCGCCAAGGCGACCATCGCGACGATCGAACACCTGATGGCCGCGCTGCGCGGCCTCGGCATCGACAATGTCACGGTCGAGATCGACGGCGACGAGGTGCCGGTCATGGACGGCTCGTCGATCGCCTTCGTCGAGGCGATCGAGCAGGTCGGCACCATCACGCAGGCCGCACGCCGCCGCTATGTAAAGGTGCTGAAGCCGATCCGCGTCGAGCAGGGCGCCGGCTGGGCCGAGCTCAGGCCGCACAACGGCTCGCGCTATGAAGTCACCATCGATTTCCCGACCGCGCTGATCGGCCGCCAGACCTGCGCGATCGACCTGACGCCGGAGACCTTCGCGCGCGATATCGCCCGCGCCCGCACCTTCGGCTTCGTCAAGGATCTCGAGAAGCTGCTGCCGCTCGGCCTCTGCCGCGGCTCCAGCCTGGAGAATTCGGTCGCCATCAAGGACGATCGGGTGTTGAACCCCGAGGGTCTGCGCTGGGCCGACGAGTTCGCCCGCCACAAGACGCTCGACGCGA
This genomic interval carries:
- the lpxC gene encoding UDP-3-O-acyl-N-acetylglucosamine deacetylase encodes the protein MVRAGASFQTTIGDVVRLVGIGVHSGKRVSVTLSPADPDTGIVFIRTELPTGRDVEIKATWKSVGATELCTVIGDPAKATIATIEHLMAALRGLGIDNVTVEIDGDEVPVMDGSSIAFVEAIEQVGTITQAARRRYVKVLKPIRVEQGAGWAELRPHNGSRYEVTIDFPTALIGRQTCAIDLTPETFARDIARARTFGFVKDLEKLLPLGLCRGSSLENSVAIKDDRVLNPEGLRWADEFARHKTLDAIGDIALSGAPIMGLFRSYRGGHRLNFLALQALFSDETAWALVDAVPGRREAPVTKAAVGRTVSA